The following proteins are co-located in the Manihot esculenta cultivar AM560-2 chromosome 7, M.esculenta_v8, whole genome shotgun sequence genome:
- the LOC110619811 gene encoding anthocyanidin 3-O-glucosyltransferase 1-like, giving the protein MEKAMLVFVPAPGMGHLVSAVEVAKLLLTRHHGLSITVLILNHSSVDSKVYDCVESQRASSSAISHRLQFVDLPRDETELVDFSSFVERQKPHAKKAVLKMIQSESSVNSNQLVGFIVDIFCTSMIDVANEFGVSAYVFFPSGAASLGFTLYVQKLHDEENFDPAEFKDSDADLQVPSLVNPFPSRVTPTSVLSREWFPPLLDNIRRFGEAKGIVVNTFLELESYAIESIKMPPVYPVGPILDVVSVGINTNKEEIMQWLDDQPPSSVVFLCFGSQGSFGEDQVKEIAHALEQSGHRFLWSLRRPRSPGLLSCPSDYENPQEVLPEGFLNRTAENGKVIGWAPQVAVLAHPAIGGFVSHCGWNSILESIWFGVPVATWPMYAEQHFNAFQMVIELGLAVEIKMDYRNDSEEIVKCDEIERGIRCLMKHDSDRRKKVKVMSEKSRKALMDGGSSYYWLDRFINDVMKL; this is encoded by the coding sequence ATGGAGAAAGCAATGCTCGTGTTCGTCCCAGCCCCTGGCATGGGCCACCTTGTGTCGGCGGTGGAAGTAGCAAAGCTTCTTCTTACTCGTCATCACGGGCTCTCCATCACTGTCCTCATCCTCAATCATTCTTCTGTCGACTCCAAAGTTTACGACTGCGTTGAATCTCAGAGAGCTTCCTCCTCCGCTATATCCCATCGTCTCCAATTCGTTGATCTGCCTAGAGATGAGACTGAATTAGTTGATTTCTCTTCTTTCGTTGAGAGACAAAAACCCCATGCCAAAAAGGCTGTGTTGAAGATGATTCAATCCGAGTCAAGTGTTAACTCGAATCAGCTGGTGGGGTTTATTGTTGATATCTTCTGCACGTCGATGATAGATGTAGCCAATGAATTTGGTGTTTCGGCTTACGTTTTCTTTCCATCAGGTGCGGCTTCTCTTGGTTTCACGCTTTATGTGCAGAAGCTTCATGATGAAGAAAATTTTGACCCGGCCGAGTTCAAAGACTCAGATGCTGATTTACAAGTACCAAGTTTAGTAAATCCATTTCCTTCTAGGGTTACGCCAACTTCGGTGTTGAGCAGAGAGTGGTTTCCTCCTTTACTGGACAACATAAGAAGGTTTGGAGAAGCAAAGGGTATTGTAGTAAATACGTTCCTAGAGCTGGAATCCTATGCAATTGAGTCAATAAAAATGCCTCCTGTTTACCCTGTGGGACCCATTCTGGATGTGGTGTCAGTTGGAATAAACACAAACAAGGAAGAAATCATGCAATGGCTTGATGATCAGCCTCCATCATCAGTAGTATTCCTATGCTTTGGAAGCCAAGGAAGTTTTGGTGAAGATCAAGTGAaagagattgcccatgcactaGAACAGAGTGGTCATCGGTTTTTGTGGTCACTACGGCGACCACGATCTCCAGGTCTCTTATCATGTCCTAGTGATTATGAGAATCCACAAGAAGTCTTGCCTGAAGGATTCTTGAATCGAACGGCTGAGAATGGAAAGGTAATAGGGTGGGCTCCACAAGTGGCCGTGTTAGCCCATCCAGCCATTGGAGGATTTGTTTCTCATTGTGGATGGAATTCTATATTAGAGAGCATATGGTTTGGTGTCCCAGTTGCCACATGGCCAATGTATGCAGAACAACACTTCAATGCCTTTCAAATGGTGATTGAGTTGGGATTAGCAGTTGAAATTAAAATGGATTATAGAAATGACAGTGAAGAAATTGTGAAATGTGATGAAATAGAGAGAGGAATCAGGTGTTTGATGAAGCATGATAGCGATAGAAGGAAGAAAGTGAAGGTGATGAGTGAGAAGAGCAGAAAGGCTTTGATGGATGGTGGTTCTTCGTACTATTGGTTAGATCGTTTTATAAATGATGtgatgaaattgtaa
- the LOC110619812 gene encoding anthocyanidin 3-O-glucosyltransferase 2-like — protein sequence MEKSQLVLVPWAGMGHIVPAVELSKILLTRDHRLSITVFILNPSFINSKPIDNYIESLQSSSNRVRFIVLPRYETESFNFTSFFEIQKSHVKEAVLKITHSESAADSPPPRLAGFIIDMFCSPMMDVANDFNVPSYSFYTTSAAFIGLMLYVQKIHDQDEEKFDPTELINSNTELPISSFKNSFPAKLMPSLILSKEWLPPFIENARRYGEAKGILVNTFSELESYAIESLKTPPVYPVGPILDVESAGSKGDDEILKWLDDQHPSSVVFLCFGSMGSFSEDQVKEIAYALEHSGHRFLWVLRRPPPPGQLASPTDYEDPRDILPEGFLDRTAGIGKVTGWAPQMAVLAHRAVGGFVSHCGWNSILESIWFGVPIATWPIYSEQHLNAFEMVIELGLAVDIKMDYNTQNGIIVNSNEIERGIRCLMEHDSDKRKKVKEMSEKSRKALMDGGSSYLWLDRFIKDIGQF from the coding sequence ATGGAGAAATCACAGCTGGTGTTAGTCCCCTGGGCTGGCATGGGCCATATTGTACCCGCAGTAGAGCTATCAAAGATTCTTCTTACTCGCGATCACCGACTCTCCATCACCGTCTTTATCCTCAATCCCTCTTTCATCAACTCAAAGCCGATCGATAACTACATTGAATCGCTTCAATCTTCTTCTAATCGTGTCCGATTTATTGTTCTCCCCAGATATGAGACCGAATCGTTTAATTTCACTTCTTTCTTTGAGATACAGAAATCCCATGTTAAAGAAGCTGTGTTGAAGATCACTCACTCCGAATCGGCCGCCGACTCACCTCCACCTCGACTAGCAGGTTTTATTATAGATATGTTTTGCTCGCCGATGATGGATGTGGCCAATGATTTTAACGTTCCGTCTTACAGTTTCTATACTACAAGTGCAGCTTTCATCGGTTTAATGCTTTATGTCCAGAAGATTCATGATCAAGATGAAGAGAAATTTGACCCCACTGAGTTAATTAACTCGAATACTGAGTTGCCGATATCGagttttaaaaactcatttcctgcTAAGCTTATGCCTTCATTGATTTTAAGCAAAGAGTGGCTTCCGCCTTTCATTGAGAACGCAAGAAGGTACGGGGAAGCCAAGGGTATTTTGGTAAATACATTTTCGGAACTCGAATCCTATGCGATTGAGTCTTTGAAAACCCCTCCCGTATATCCTGTAGGACCCATTTTGGATGTGGAGTCAGCCGGAAGCAAAGGGGATGATGAAATCCTGAAATGGCTTGATGATCAGCACCCATCATCGGTAGTGTTCTTGTGTTTTGGGAGCATGGGAAGTTTCAGTGAGGATCAAGTGAAAGAAATTGCATATGCACTAGAGCACAGTGGACATCGATTCCTGTGGGTCCTGCGACGGCCACCACCTCCGGGTCAACTAGCATCTCCAACCGATTATGAGGATCCACGAGATATTTTACCTGAAGGATTCTTAGATCGAACGGCTGGGATTGGAAAGGTGACAGGATGGGCTCCACAAATGGCTGTCCTGGCCCACCGAGCCGTAGGAGGTTTCGTGTCGCACTGTGGGTGGAACTCCATACTTGAGAGCATATGGTTTGGTGTTCCGATTGCCACGTGGCCAATTTATTCAGAGCAACATCTTAATGCTTTTGAAATGGTAATAGAGTTGGGATTAGCCGTGGATATTAAAATGGATTATAATACACAGAATGGCATAATAGTAAATTCGAATGAGATAGAGAGGGGGATTAGGTGTTTGATGGAGCATGATAGTGATAAAAGGAAGAAGGTTAAGGAGATGAGCGAGAAAAGCAGAAAGGCCTTAATGGACGGTGGATCTTCGTACTTATGGTTAGATCGTTTCATAAAAGATATTGGACAATTTTAA